TAAAAAAAGCAGCAAGATGAATGGTATAAGCGTGGTGTCTGAGTTTGAGGATTATGGTTTAGACACTGGAAACATAGCAGCAAAATCACCATTTAatgttgataataatgttgataGACTTAACATTAATATGAAAGAACGCAACAATACTGACAACAAACGCAGCAATGTCATAAATAATACAGCCtcttattttgaaaaacaacaaccatgttacaataatattggTCAATCTAACACCATAAATAATATGGATTTGACTGGTAAAAATAGCATTAATCACACTAATAATTATACTGTGGTTTCAAGTACAATGGACGATTATCATAATGAATCTCATAGTTGTGATAAAAATAGCGGTAGTATTATAAGAGAGTCCTGCGCCAATAAAACTATGAATGAAATTGATAGAGGTTTTGTTGGTTTGAATAAAGGAAGCCTTGATAATCACGGTGGTGGTCGCACAATGACTGGTGATACGATTGATTATGCGAACTTTGTTATGAATGAGAAAACAAGAGACTCCAATTATGAAAAGGGGACTAATGAGGGTGTGGCTGATACTATATCGGCATTTAATGATAAGAGtgtgataataaatactGGGATAGGTTCTAAAGCTATAAACCTAAGCAGATATATTTCAGaacaaaacaattttaGAAAGGCTAGTTCCGACTTGTTAGTAGTAAGGGATTCTCTTACAACTACACCTGTAATGAAGAATATGGGTATGAATTCATCGCCTACTACTGTTAAATTGGATactaatatttattataaccAAACGCATCTTAACAATTATGACAATTGTAGCTTTATTAATTCTGAGTGCCTTAATAACAGCGATATAACGCTAAATGCTACTAACGTTGGATCACACcttactactactattactactaataataataataatagtaataataatgatcaAACTAGTGATAGTAACGAAATTTTTGGGTTTCCTACTGCGCAAACATTCGACGAACAtatgaatttattaatgaatGCAATTAATGGAACAGATGGATCAACCACCACGAACTATTACGAAGACAATTCAACTAATGGACTTAATAATAGCGGCGATGATGAAAACTACATGCAATAACCAACGAACGTTATTGATACTAGACGTGTTggataaaatattgttgtCTAATCTATAGTTTtagcaatattttttaaatttttttatagatttttttttttttttttttttttttttttttttttttttttttcccttccTCCTAACAATTCTAAAATAATGACAAGCATaatacaacttttttttttttcttttttttttttttatatgaaagaaatattaatataattttagaTAATGCTATATAAATTCAGATATTTTAATCAAACATTGATTGTGGCAAATCTCTTAAATAAACAAGTAAATCATCTTTCCCCAATTTTGGATTGTCCAATTGCCATCTTAAAACTTgatcattaatttttttcatccaTGGACCTGGTTTcttattgataaatttaGCAATTTCTTTACCATTCATCAATAACTTAAGTTGACACACATCCATTAAATCCAAAGACTCGATATAGTCTCCAATTTTAGTACCTTTTTTATACAAGatttcatttaatttaattgcCAATGGTAGATAATCTTTATATTTCAATAGCTCCAAGCCAATATCACTTCTTTTAGGAACGGATACATTATCGTTATATAGGAACTCAAAggttttttcaaaaatttcaatattaGAAACCAATACTTCCACCGTGGTGTATATTTTCTTGCTATACTTCAAATTTTCCCTTATAATCCAATCGcttaaattaattttaaaagttggtttttttaagggatttggataaatattaatttcgGAAAAAATAGAGAGTATTACAGATAATGTTAATATTTCATTGCATTCAGTTGGTGtcaaagatttattttcagcAAAAAACTGTtcattggaaaaaaattggaaatttgAAGTTTCATTAACAATATTTCCCATGATATTGTCAGATAGTTTGTTACCATCGTATATTTCATGGAGCGTTTTAAGTAAATTAGTATGTGTGGAATTGAATTGGATTACTTCTGGAGACAAACcatgataaaatattgaattgATCAAATGGTTATCACAAAGCAACTTTAATCCAATTTTAGTAGATTCTACAGTAGAAAAAATCTTAGATAACTCGATTCCAATGCGCTCTTTTGAGATCTTGTTTATCAAAGCTTGATTTAACGcatcattattttcttttaaacaTTTAATAATGGCTTCATCCAACTTAAAATTTCTGTAGGTGCTACTGAATCTAATTAATCTTAAGATTCTCAAAGGATCGTCCAGAAAAGTTTTCAGAGGAGGTAGCGGTGTTCGCAATATCCCCAATTTCAGATCTTGCAAACCTTTCCCGGTAAAATCTTCAATTTTCTCAGTAGTAATGTTATAAAACAAAGCATTTAGTGTTGCATCTCGTCTCATTGCATCTTCCCTTGGAGTACCACAGGTGATAACGGGGATTCTACTGTCGTCACCATAGGACTCGTTTCTTAGATtaacaaaatcaatatCCAACCCTAAAATGGTTGTGGTGGCAGTTTCTAAATGCTTTGACTTTTCTGgatttttcttaatttttgcGATGGTGGAATTATTTAAAGCATCGGGGGGTAAACCAGCTAAATGAtgtttaatataaaattgttgTAAATTGGATGCAAACAATTCGCCACTCATTTTATTAAGCGCAATATCCAAATCGTGAGAATCTTTATTTAACAATTTATCCCGGACCCAACCTCCGGTAATTCTAGCCACTAGTTGATCTTCTGTTTCATCGTTATCGCTATGAACCGTGGTATTGGTagaattataataatctacatattttcttattaaaTTGCATAATAGcttttctttatcatttaattttatttgggGAGAAGACGAAGAAATATTGGTCATTTTGTTGATGAAAGATGTGGTGTGGCGGTATAATTTTGTGATATACAATGGGaacttttgattttttgtaGCAAGAGTGATTTTAAATAGTGtgtggtaataataattcatatAATAGTATATATGATGGGGAGAGGGGGGAGGAGGGGGAGGAAGAGAGTATAagtgaaaagaaaaagaaaaagttaatgtTTCAAATGTAAGTTGTAatggatattttttttttttttaattttgaataatacggatgaaaagaaatgaaagaTGGAATGGGGTGTGAGTTATCGGAGTATCGGATTATTTGAGAATCGGATTACGGAAggatttaattatttttgtaatttcgGACAGCTGGGTTATGAGATATTCGGATTGtatgataattttttttttgtactcccctttttttttttttgtttgtttaaaacgctaaacaaaaaaaagaaaagaaaagaaaaaaaaaagaaatgagcAAGCGTGGTATGAAAAAATGAGAGAGAAAATaacacaaaataataataatatttttttcttttttctattgttaaaaaaacatgAAAAGAAAGGGGAGAAAGTTTGGTGGAGGTAAAAACctgaaaattaaaaataaatccaaTTTTTGAAAGGGTAAT
This Saccharomycodes ludwigii strain NBRC 1722 chromosome II, whole genome shotgun sequence DNA region includes the following protein-coding sequences:
- the CCA1 gene encoding tRNA adenylyltransferase (similar to Saccharomyces cerevisiae YER168C | CCA1 | tRNA CCA-pyrophosphorylase), producing the protein MTNISSSSPQIKLNDKEKLLCNLIRKYVDYYNSTNTTVHSDNDETEDQLVARITGGWVRDKLLNKDSHDLDIALNKMSGELFASNLQQFYIKHHLAGLPPDALNNSTIAKIKKNPEKSKHLETATTTILGLDIDFVNLRNESYGDDSRIPVITCGTPREDAMRRDATLNALFYNITTEKIEDFTGKGLQDLKLGILRTPLPPLKTFLDDPLRILRLIRFSSTYRNFKLDEAIIKCLKENNDALNQALINKISKERIGIELSKIFSTVESTKIGLKLLCDNHLINSIFYHGLSPEVIQFNSTHTNLLKTLHEIYDGNKLSDNIMGNIVNETSNFQFFSNEQFFAENKSLTPTECNEILTLSVILSIFSEINIYPNPLKKPTFKINLSDWIIRENLKYSKKIYTTVEVLVSNIEIFEKTFEFLYNDNVSVPKRSDIGLELLKYKDYLPLAIKLNEILYKKGTKIGDYIESLDLMDVCQLKLLMNGKEIAKFINKKPGPWMKKINDQVLRWQLDNPKLGKDDLLVYLRDLPQSMFD